From the Conger conger chromosome 13, fConCon1.1, whole genome shotgun sequence genome, the window gttcagttaattacccggaataaaataaaactggggctggatttggattggagggccagatttgatgatccctggtgtagggTACGTACACTGGGAGCTGATTGGGTGTTGGGACAGGAGGAGGCGGACTCACCGGGGCTGTACTAGACCTGGAGGTTTCTCCAGCGGGGTGAAGTTGAGGGGCAGTTTCTCCCACAGCTGGACGTCGGATTTGAGTGGGTTCCTGTCGCCGCTCTGGGGCGCAGTTTCGGCCGGTGGTGGGGGCAGGTGAGAtgtgggagggggaggcggagggggaggggtgagctCTGCCCGGGCGGGGGTCTGCGGCTGACCCCTGGGTGCGGGAGAGGCCGGGGACGGGATGGGGGGTTTGGGCTGCTCCACCAGCGCCGTGCCCCAGGGTCTCCGCCAGTCCTTTCTGATCTGGGGTGCGGGCAGGGCTGGCCTAGTGGGCTCCCTGGTTTTTTGGGGATCGGTGGAGGGCCGACAGAGAGTTAGGGAGGAGCTCTCCTTCTGGGGCAGGGTAGGCGGGATGGTGGTGAAGGTGCgctggggcggggcggggctctgGGATTTTTTGGGCGGGTCAGAAGGCTTGGCTGGTAGTTGAGGCTTCTCTGGAGGGGGTGCAGCCTCAGTGGAACTGCAGGACGTTTTGGATTTGAGGCGGGAGCTGTCCTTGCCCGAATTTGCAGCGGGCGTGGCAGCAGCCGACTGCTGAGGGAAGAACAGGGACTGACCCATGCTCCGAAATCAGGGCTGTCCCGCAAGAGAACAGGAGGTGTCAGGGCTGTCCCACAGGAGAACAGGGGAATCTGAGCTGTCCCACAGGAGATCAGAGGAATCAGGAAGCAACTGCCCACCTTACTTCACTCAGTTGCCCTGTGGGGGTAAATGAGGGGCACATGATCAATGTTGAATCTGAGCTttggacagacagacattgGGCCTTCAGTTTGCCACAGGTGCTAAGCATAACCTCTCAAAAAATAATCTATGTACTAATTtcccaacacacgcacacacaaattcatAATAACTTTCATAAAACATTTGGACCATTGTTTACagatgtttatgtatgtatgtaatgaaaTTTCACCAGCGTCCATGCTACGTATGTCAGAGATGCGAAGCTGAGCTGAAGCAGATAAACGCTGTTACTCCCCAGCAGCGGAATCGTGTGGAATATCACCAGCTTCAGGTCATTGATTAGATTTGCGAAGCCATTGCCCTTTTAGCACATTCGTTTCCTGCCTATTGATTGTGTCTAGACCTGCAGGAATATAATCTGGAACTCGACAATATACAATAAGTATGTGCAAACGGGGAAGACTTGGAGAGAATACCTTTAATGCATCTGTAACTGCATCAGCTTCTCCTCGCCTGTAACTTAAATCTGAAATCAGGACTCTGATCCTAAACTTTAGACGGCATAATAACTGGGAATATGGGGAGTTGCCGAATACGTAACGTATTCGCAATAGGTTTATTGCCCTGGGCTTATAATATTAAACTGCAATTCCTGTCTTTATTATGAATTGTCCATACACATTTGCCTTTCCCATTTGAGTAGTAAATTTAAACTGAAATACTTGATATAATTGATGAGCTATTAGCTTTCAAATGTTCCTTGGCGAGCTAACGTTAGGTAATATGTAGTTAGCTAGCCTAACTAGCTAATGTTACCGATTGAATAAAATAAGTTAACACTGAATAGCGAACGTTAAGTTAGATAAAATCACTAGCTAATGTAACGGACTTTACCTCTGCCTCGAAATTAATTGTAGCCTACGCAGAGCACAGCTACCGTCCGCATACACCTGTCACACGTGATCTTCTGCAATCCtggtatttttaaatgtttcagtcATTGAGCGGTACTGTTTTTCCTACTTTGTTATTCTGCAAAGTCTGTAAGTTACGGAGAAAACGTTATCGTTCGGAGATATTTCGAATGAAAACAGTGGCGCTGGGTCATTCTAGGCGCGCGCGCTGTGGCATTAACTTTACTGTCGAAATCCCCATGTTTAATAACCTACTTCtgttgaaaacacattttgctaTATATAGCATTATGATTCCGTATGTTAGCTGTGAATACCGCTTTGCTCAATGAAAAGCCCACTATTTTTTTACATCCACCTACGAACTATCCATTCATTCTTTCAATGTTAATTTTAATCTCGGAGATAGTTCAGCTAATTAGCCTTGACTATACATTAACTTCTATGCTGATTGTCCACTGGTAGCCACCTGGTAAGCTTTTAAATACCTAAAAAGAATGGATATCTAATTTTAATAGTATGTGTAGTTTCAGTGCTGAACTAAATAGTTTGAGATCCAATCTCATGTGCAAGCATGAATTAAAGTTAGAGTCATTCAAGTCGATCCAAAAATCCTCCGCGTAGCTGAGTCGCCAGAGATGCGAGTAGAGGAGCTGTCCACAGTGCTGAAAGCTCTCCGTAGGGAGTCTGTAGCGTAGACACGCCTCTTCCTGTAGCCTTGGCGTAGCTACAGAATGGCCTTTATACGAGGTCAAATGACTTCGCGCTACTAGCTAACAGTACAATATTCACTCACTGTGACAATTATACACGATATGCTATATTATAGGTTAGAGGCTACATGCGGTTTTCAGTAGAGATGCAACACATCTATTTTGGGTGTAGTTATGATGTCTTTATTCTTAAACATTCTTGCAATCTTCAAAGATATCTTATTCGTTTCGACTTCACAATTACAATGGTCCTTCACTCAGGGTACATCCGTGGCACATAACAGTCTGTCCGTTTAAACCACGCGTACAGAAGCTTGTACCATGCACAGTGTGCCTGTTTGTACAGTGCTGGTATTGGCGTTCCCTGTATCTGTTACGAAACGTCTGTATGTCATCGGTCTTATAGGTATATAAATATGTTAACGTTTCTGCCTAAATCAGACGGTGGGATGCCAATCCCGTGGTGTCAGTCTGATCGTGTGCGACTATACGAGCGGGGTTTAACGGCAGTCAGAAGGGAACGCGGCAGGTACAGGGTGTGAAGAAAAGaaatagggagggagggagagcgagagagagaggaggatgcTACCGCCGTTGCCAGTGGAAAATGGCTGCTACAACCGTCCTAATACACCGCGAGGACATAAaggtggagagagaaaagaaacgaAAATGAAgtatgagagaaaaaaagaacaattgaGAGCGAACACggctgtgtgaaagtgtgtgtgcgcgcgcgcgtgtgtgtatgcgtgtgcgtgtgtgtgtgtgttgagagagagagggggataaaaAAGACGGGAGACCGGGGGGCAGCAGGCTCGAAGCGGCGGGCGACACCAAGCCATGGAGGGCGAGTAAGTCtgcgtttttcatttttaataaaaataaaattcaaataaagGAGATATGcgtagttaaaaaaaacaaaaaaaaacaatccccTTTTCTGCCAttgctgtgtgtgaggctgacACATTAggctcacaaacatacacacatacaatgcaTGTAAGAAGAACCACCATTACGTAGCCCTGTATCAATATTGTACACCATATATACATCCACATAAGTATGCAATACATGTTTAGACCTTGTTCACATACATGAGAACTATAATACAATCAGTGGTATGCATAAAAGCACGTCAATGCCGTATCAAAGACAAGTAAAATGCTAGTATAGGTTAGTCTTGATGGAATACGCAGCATGAAAATACGGCTAAATAGCCACGGAGTGGTGTGGATGGTAAATATAACCTATATGTAAAACAGTCAATATGAAAAGAATACTGAGGTAATGTGCAAAATATAGCGAGTTTTCGGCCAATATCGCGTCAAGCACAACATCTAGCGACGAATGGttaagagcgagggagaggtgATGTGGATGTGATTTTTGTCAACGCGTCTCCGGTTTCATTATGATTTTTAAAGCCAAACTTTATGAATGAAATGTGATATTTCTCTCTcaaccccctcctctctctccttccctctctcgtatcgccccctccccccaactctcttcctctttccatTCTCACCCCcattcttcttctccttttccGCACGCATgcggggttttatttttttttatcaaggaTTGTTCTTCAGAATCAGTGggatttttattgtatttcattCATAAAATAACGGATGTTGGATGTGGTGTTCGTGTGTGCGcgagcgtgtgcgtgcgtgtgcctgcgcgcgcgtgtgtgcgtgtgtgtacagaacGGATGATACTGTGAGCGAAAGGAAATGCTTTAGAATATTTACAACGATTCTGTTTCTTCGTATTTGAACATTGGCAATGATGTACTCTCTGTGGCGGAGCCGTGTCGTTGGTTTGCACTCATGCGTTTTAAAATTAGTTAATTTTTATGTATGAGGTTGAGGTCCTTGGAATTATAACGGGCCTCGTACGGCAAATGGGCGCGTTCATTGATATATCTTTCAGAGAAATACTCTCATTCTTTATCTTACCTCTCATTCGTCTACGTATTCGCTTTTCACTAGCATCATAGCATGTTATATCCTTATTCCAGCTTTCTCAACGTTggtgaaaatataattttagttGTTAGactaaaaaatacataatccaTACCCCTCCTTATCAACAATAACGTATTGATATaatttgattgaaaaaaaaaaatgtaaacacacattGTTATTGGTGTAACCTGTTCGTAAGTGTGTAGCTAAAATATATTTGTCTTTATCATGTAACTACACAAAACGCAGTGCTTGCTGCCATCTTCTTTCGGTTTACTTTTctctcttaataataataataataataataataataataataataataatataataataatacctcaCATTCCTTGTTTTTGTAACATGCGTGATGAATATCTCCATTCATGTTCAACTCAGGGTATCATCAAGCAATACGTAGTGTTTTGAGAATTTATAATGTCGTACTAATAGAATTATGTCCACTAGTgattaaataaagtattttcaTGTGCCATTGAGGATATGGGCCTTGTCTCACGTGTTCATCCACGAATACTGTAAGCTACCTAGCCTATATCAACCGGTGCACCAAAGTATTAGTTTGACGAGCTTGTCTATTTTTATTATCTGTTATGTTCACTCAGTCACATCACTTACCGACATAATAATTAAGATCGTAACATAACGTAAATATAATGGGAAATATTGTGCCCTTCATTTGTAAGTTTTATGGGGAAATTAAACTAATTTTGTAATGTTAGACATTTAGTGAACcaggctttttttaaaaagctagtTGTTGTCTTGCAGGTGTTCTGACTGAGCGTGGTGTGTGTTTACTCTTGGTCCACCAGTTCAGTTAGCCGCTGGCTCTCACTCCTCTCGCCTCTCTAACAGTGTGCGTGTCCGCGCAGTGGTGATGACACGTGACGACTCTAGTGGCGGGTGGGTGCCCCTGGGAGGCGGTGGCCTCAGTCACGTGATCATCTGTAAGGGGCGGAGTCCAGAGGACAAGGGGCGGAGAGGCTACGTCATCCGCGGAGAGAGGCTGCGCGATcgagcagtgagtgtgtgcgtgcgttatATGCCCGTCTTTGACAATCTTCCCATTCCACCTCTTCTTGAGGAAGGCGTTCATGCTCCATGTCTGTTTTCTATCCTGCTTTGGTGACTCGGCTCTCCAGGGCTGTTTTAGTGaccctcccctcactctctctgcagccGGTGTTAGAGTGTGCCGTACAGAGGGGGCTGGTCTACAACAAGGTGAACCCCATTTTCCACCACTGGCGTGTGGAAGACAGAAAGTTTGGCCTGACGTTTCAGAGTCCAGCGGACGCCATCTCATTCGAACGCGGTCTCCACAGCATCATCGACAGGCTAGACAGAGGTACTCCGTGGGGGCAGCCTATGGTTTGtaaataaatacgtaataatAAAAACGGCAAGTAAAAATGAACAACTTGATCAAGACAGTGTCTTACAGTGAGCCTGTAGATGGATGGTGATGTGTCTTCAAGATGGTTGAGCCTCAGGCCTCAGTTATATGATGGTGATAGAATGGCTTTGGCATCGTTCCTGATTCTCTTTATTATTTACCTTTGTCTGAGCCTTTAGACCCTCAGCGCAGCATTCGGTATGGGAGCATGAGGCTTTGGGAACTCCAATatggtgcataaaattgtagcCTACCCCTACTCAGTGATATATAAATAATCTGTACCTTTTTTGCCTGGAGagtgtactcatttgtacccaaagagaacattactgttctttcaaggtacatttgggaaatttgatcctcgaAGAAcaagaaatgtacctccactggaGCTGCCCATTGTGTTTTGCTGTTTGATTGGTTCCAacagtgattgacaggtcaATGTAGCGTTGGccatttttctccctctcccatctCTGCCTGGCACTGTCTGAATTTGGGCATGCCGTCCTGCACCTGTCTCTCAGTCCCGTGTCTCCCTGTCCTGCAGAATCGGACTCCCCGTCATCCTCCACCCCTGAGGAAGATGAAGGCCAGACCGTgagtgtctttctctctctctctctctctcagacgctGCTCCCAGTGAGCCggggcctgtatcacagagCAGGATAACTGAGGTAGTTGGGTAACGGTCCTGAGTAGAACCCTCTCATATCTGGGACATggactgaagcaaaaaaaagagctgttccgggttttacagttatccagctaactcagtaaccctgctttgtgggttttacccaAAACctcaacctgtgtgtgtgtatacatatatgtgcatgtgtgtgtgtttatatatatatatatatatatatatatactgtatgtgtgtgtgtaggaggatgtatgtatgtgtctgtgtatgctgtggtgtgtgcatacatgtatgCTCGtttgtctgtggtgtgtgtgtgtctgtgtgtatatatgtataaacgTGTGTGTGACCCTTGCCGTTTTTtagtctcacacagacagcgaGTCGTCCTCCAACAGCAGGAAGGAAATGCTGCCAAAACCCGTCACCATAGTGACCAGTGAGTCCTCCTCCACCTGCTTTGTGCGGTCAGCTGCAGAGGATTATGGGTATGGAGCCGGCCACGCAGTCCCCACACAGATCCCTGCCCAGGTAAGGACACACCTGTGCTCCTCTGTCAAATTCAGCTCAAAGCAGGAATAGTGGGTGCAGGCATGCATGTCAGTGTGATACTTTCACATGTGAGGGCACAAGCTGCACTCTAACTTTTTATTTACTAGTGTGTATTTCTACTAGCACTGTGCCCTGTTCCACAgttagttagctggataactgcactgtacctcttccaggttttactttatgcagttatctggctaactcagtaatcctgctttgtggaacaggccccaggtctACTTATACAGAAAGATGACAGATAGACTGGCATAATCACTTCAAAAGTATTTATATTaagaatgtatatttatatattgagAAAGAGAGGATGATATTACCATTTTACTGTAACCTGGACATAGCCTGACAATGACAAGTCTTTAAACATAAGTGAGATATTTTCACGATATTCTCTACATTGCAGAATTAAGTGAGTCCTCAGCAGGGCTGGTGGGTTATAGGGGCTGTATTGGCTGAATAATCATATTCCTGGGACAGACCAAAGCCTGAGTAGTGCCCAGTGTTTTGAGTTATCAGAAGACTTGTTTATTGCATCCTGTAGGACAGGGTTTGCCAAATCGGGGACACCTTTACCAGTCTTCAAAGGGAACCCCAAGGGTCTTCTAAACGGGATCTAGTGTATTTCTTTAAATTCTGTGCCAAttctattttattaaatattcccatatttaatatttgagGATAGATATTCAGATGTTCAAGTGTGATCTTCTGGTGTTTGGTAACATTATGACTGTTGtaattcatttaatatttatattgtacTAGAACATGTACTGAGCTATGTCACCTGCCATATCAAGTGCCCCAGGTGTGGCGTAGAGGTGTGTCAAACTCATAACCCAATATCTCCCCCGGTCTCAGATCCACGCCCGGCCTGTGCACCAGCAGCCCTCGCAGACGACCGCCATCGTgaaccctcctcctcccccggccccgcccaccCCTCCTGCCGCggccctgccccccctctctctctctcccctctcgccCACCCTCTcactgctggaggaggaggacctgCGGAGCCTGGACCCCTGCAAGGACCTGTGGGGTTCGCGGGGGTACGAGGACTACCGGAGAGCCGGGTCCACCAGGACCGCTattggggggctggggggcggggTCATTGTGGGGGGCGGAGACCCGCAGGACAAGACGGAGCTGTGCGTGGTGCGTTTCGAGAAGGAGCTGGCGGGCGTGGGGGTGACAGGATGTGAGGTCACAGTCACGCTGGAGAGGAAGGGCGTGCAGCGGCACCCCTCAGCCACTCCCTCCTGCGGTGGGGTGGGGCCTAACgctgccccctcctgccccccctccgcGGGAGGGTCCCCCCAGGACCCGGGGAAAGGCTCGCCCTCCCCCTGCTGCATCCACACCTCCCTCGCCACACCCCGAACCCGGACGCGCAAACGTGGCGGGGgcgcaggaggaggagcagggggcgGGCCGAGTGACTGCGGCGGGCTGGGCCTGGCGGGCTCCGCCTCCGGGGGCGGGGCCATCTCCCCGGACGAGGACAGCCCCCGCCCCCAGGGCTCGTCGCGCTGCGTGTACTGCCGCGCGGTCTTCAGCGCCTCGGAGAACGGGCGGGGCCGCTGCCGGGACGCGCCGGACCCCGCGCTGCGCTGCTTGCGGCGCTGGACCTGCGTGTGGTGCGCCGAGAGCCTGCTGTACCACTGCGCCTCGGACTCGGAGGGGGAGTTCTGGGAGCCCTGCTCCTGCGAGGAGGCCACGCCGCCCGGCGGCCGGCCCCACCCGCTGTGCTGCGCGCGCTGGACGGCTCTGCTGGCGCTGTCCCTGCTGGTGCCCTGCATGTGCTGCTTCCTCCCGCTCAGCGCCTGCCTGCGCTGCGGCCAGCACTGCGGCTGCTGCGGGGGCCGGCACAAGGCCGTGCGCTGAGGGCCGGGGCCCCCGGGGGACAAGGGCGGGGCCAGACGAAGGTCCCCACAGAGGTACAGAGAGCACAGGCGTGATCTggtcactcacatacactcacccctccctgcaGCAGGGACGTTACTCAGCTTTCCATTTAACCGCCATTATTATCAGTCACATGACCCTTCTATCACGCCATTCAGCCAACcgtatgccttttttttttttaaacacacccaAACTCTGCTCGGTACTCAAAATGAAAATTCATTTCCTGTGAGTGGTGGCCGCTCTTTTTCCTTGAgcagtttctgtgtgtatggtgtTCACTGGATCCTGGTTCAGGGATcacaggtcaaaggttaaaGTCCAAATTCAAGGTAAATGGTGAGGAGGGACAAGGTTAGTGAGGGTTAAAACTGTTTTAAAAGTGTTTCATTgaaagagattaaaaaaaaacacaagtttCTGCACTGGCAGACAGTGGGTATTTAATCGTCCTCCTGTTTAAATCTGTGGTCcttactcctggtcctggagaaccacagggtgagctggtttttgttattCAGCACTTAATTGGTCAATGAacgcagttaattacacagttaactcacatcacctggtttcttgggtctgaaatgGTTGCTGCTattaagcaaaaacaaaaaccagcacaccctgcggctatccaggaccaggagtcAGGACCACTGGTCTACAGGAAACACTCCTTTTAGGGGGAAAATGGTAAAAGAGGCAgtgggggaagggagagagaaagagagtgcaaACATTGTGAGAAATAGAAACCCAGGCCAATCCCAGAGTGTGTTGTGAATAAGAGAGACAGGAGAAGGAGTGAAGAGGCCTAAACATGGCACAGCCCTGTGGGACCAGCATCAGTTTAAAAACGTAGCCTGTCTGAGCTTCGTAGAGGAGGGGTATGGGCTCAACACCAGGTGCCTTTACTGTGCCTATACCCTACGTAAATACGCAAACGCAGACGTTTCGAATTACGCAAAGTGGATTTCAACCCAATGCCGCGTTCCAATGTGTCACCTGAAATTCGGAAAGCAATGGGGGCGATCCAGCTGTCCTGCATCGCCCCCTTGAGGACTGGGGTGTATTACCTCCACACGGACGTAAGAATGCAGGTTCATTTGCTTTGTGTACTTATGTTTGGCATGTTTTTGGCCTTACTGCAGAGAGGGTGCAGGGAGGTGATAGGGTACAGTCTCAGAGTTTGGGAGAGGGCTCAGCGTCAGAGAGATGACAGGGTAAAAACTCAGAGTTTGGGTATGTTGGAGAGGTGACAGGGTAAAAACTCAAGAGTTTGGGTATGTTGGAGAGGTGACAGGGTAAAAACTCAGAGTTTTGGAGAGGGTTCATTGTGGTGTAGGAGATAACAGGGTACAGCAGACTCAGAGTTCAGTGTTTAGTTTACCCCCCTCCCACCAGCCtctaaaatgttttcacttatgTAACTGCCAGGTAACTGCTTaccaaaatatgaatgaataaaaacatcctACTCAATTAGATAGGACCAATGGCCTTGCAGATGCCCTCAAGCACATTATAATGTATTAAACAGATGCcaccaaaaaaggaaaatatttattaacagttattttttttaaactgctgaTTGGCAGGTTGATGAAGGAGAGTTGAAAGATGACCTGAGAGGGGGCAGAGTTTTAGAGAGACAGGGAGCCAGTGTGCTGGTGTTCCATTGGACAGGGTGCTCCAGCCTGCACTGTGAGCCACACCCTTGGGTCTCCAGTCATAGTCctccaaaaaacacaaaatctcTGCAACACAACACTGTTCCACAACACACCACTGTGCACAGGCTCTTAACTGAGAATTTCAAGCATTGGATTTACAGTCCCACATCAGTATGATTTCCACGttctaaaacaaataaatgaaataaattaaactttAATCGAAATTAAACGGTTGTCGTTTCAGACAGAATGGGGATCTCGGTTCAAAATACCTCGTGGCAGTTGTGTCCCTGCGAACGTGCTTTAAAAATCTGCATCTCAGTGCTGCTTCTTGTTTTAAATCACCTCAAAATCCTTTTTATTCTTCTAAGCTGCATATTTCAGTAACCCAGctgccaaaatggcagccacTTACCCAAGAACAG encodes:
- the spred3 gene encoding sprouty-related, EVH1 domain-containing protein 3: MEGDVRVRAVVMTRDDSSGGWVPLGGGGLSHVIICKGRSPEDKGRRGYVIRGERLRDRAPVLECAVQRGLVYNKVNPIFHHWRVEDRKFGLTFQSPADAISFERGLHSIIDRLDRESDSPSSSTPEEDEGQTSHTDSESSSNSRKEMLPKPVTIVTSESSSTCFVRSAAEDYGYGAGHAVPTQIPAQIHARPVHQQPSQTTAIVNPPPPPAPPTPPAAALPPLSLSPLSPTLSLLEEEDLRSLDPCKDLWGSRGYEDYRRAGSTRTAIGGLGGGVIVGGGDPQDKTELCVVRFEKELAGVGVTGCEVTVTLERKGVQRHPSATPSCGGVGPNAAPSCPPSAGGSPQDPGKGSPSPCCIHTSLATPRTRTRKRGGGAGGGAGGGPSDCGGLGLAGSASGGGAISPDEDSPRPQGSSRCVYCRAVFSASENGRGRCRDAPDPALRCLRRWTCVWCAESLLYHCASDSEGEFWEPCSCEEATPPGGRPHPLCCARWTALLALSLLVPCMCCFLPLSACLRCGQHCGCCGGRHKAVR